Proteins found in one Mesorhizobium sp. CAU 1732 genomic segment:
- a CDS encoding TIGR02301 family protein, with translation MKRARPLAASVLVAALMAGAQPTIAAESPFEGQLVRLAEVLGSLHYLRNLCGEDSRTWRDRMQALLEAENPDEARRTRFVASFNRGYRSYEGTYSSCTESAIEAINRFVREGEALTRDTASRFGNQ, from the coding sequence ATGAAGAGAGCACGCCCGCTTGCTGCATCGGTTCTGGTCGCCGCCTTGATGGCAGGCGCTCAACCCACCATTGCGGCCGAATCGCCGTTCGAAGGGCAACTCGTCCGACTGGCCGAGGTGCTGGGGTCGCTGCACTATCTGCGCAATCTCTGTGGCGAGGACAGCCGCACGTGGCGAGACCGCATGCAGGCCCTTCTGGAGGCGGAAAACCCGGACGAGGCAAGGCGCACGCGGTTCGTCGCCAGCTTCAATCGCGGCTATCGCAGCTATGAGGGCACCTATTCAAGCTGCACCGAATCGGCGATCGAGGCGATCAATCGCTTCGTGCGTGAGGGCGAGGCGCTGACCCGGGATACCGCGTCGCGTTTCGGCAATCAGTAA